The sequence AATTCCCAGCATCTTGGTTTCCTCAGCTATCAATTTTATGAATGCTGATACATCATTTATTTCATCAGTTATCTTAATAATATCATTGATTGTTGAATTAAGAGATCCTTCATTAGAATGTATTTCTGAAGCAGATGCTGCCAGTTCTTCTATGGCCGCAGCAATACCTTCCAAACTGTTTTCAAGGTTGCCCGCCATTCCGCGCAGGGCAACTGCTGCGTTTTTGGGAGTAATTATACCCAAGGTAGCGACAATGTTTTGATTTGCATCATCATATAATGGATAATTAGCTATAGTAAGGGGCTCACCGTATTTCAAGGCATCAACTTCTTCGATAATCGGTTTTTTTGATTGGATTACTCGATGAGAAATGTCTGTTTCTTGCAATTCGTACCCTACTGGGAGGGTTGGCATATCAAATTTCTTTGATGGCTGTGCATAAGCAATTTTAGTCAAATCGGACATATATATGTAAGACCCTTCAGGAAACATTTCCGCGATAATTGGGGCAAAATCCCCAAAGGCAGCTGCGACAGGATGCAGTTTGGGCATAGCTATAGAAAACGCGCCCACTGAGTTGCCATTGTCATCCAGCACAGGAATAGAGACTATTGAAACTCTTATACCATACACCGTGCGGGGAATATTCTTAACCAGAACCTTTTTTTCACGTATTGCTTGAATCGTTGTTGTATCGTCATTCAGCTTGTTGCCGACCTTAAAAATGTCCAGAGTAAAGGATTCGGACGATTTCACCCATACAAAAGTGTCTTTCTCTACTAACCCAAACACCACTCCGCCAGGTATTAAATTAGCTAAAAGTTCTGCTAATGATTTACATGACTCTACACCATTTAATGCTATCAAGACAATCTCTCCTCCTTATATTCTTAGATTTCAGCAACCATCGTTATTAGCGTTTATCTTCCTTGTGAATCAGCTCACTTTCGCATCGACGACTTTTAAACTGAATTTTCTATATTATAACACATTTTATTCTTTAAACCCCAGTAATTTGGTTCATTATTTAGACAAATTGTGATAGAATCATTCAGCTTACTATCCAACGCATTTTTTTCTTTACGCAGTTGTAAATGATAAAAGAAAAAACCCCTCGTAGGAGGGGTAAAAGAAGGAGGTAGTTTTGAGAAAAGATTAAAAAACCGTTTGAGGACAATCTCATTATGCAATAATAGTCTGAAACAAACCTGAGGACTAACTGAAAGATTACTGAAATGAAAAAGTCTTTAACTCACTTTCCAAATATACTTGAAAGAAACTCAGGATTAATGTTCTGGCCAATCGCAGCAAGGGTGATAATAATGGCTAGGATAACAAAACCTTTGATAATCCATTGCCCACCTGGGGTCTGCCAAAAGCTAGTTTCCTTTGTTACTTCTTCATGAGATGTCTCTAAGGTTGAAATACGTTTTTCCATAGTTTCTAATGTCTTTGAGGTTGTCTCCAAAAGCTGAGTGAGCTGAGTGATAATTATCTTTAAATCAATTATTGTCTCACTATGTGCATTCAATCTTCGCTCAGCGACTTCCAACTGCTTATCTACTCCCTTATGGGTTCTTTCACATAATTGTTCCGTGACTAAGTTTTCCCCCACCATAGCACCACCTCTTTTTTGTTGCTACCGACACCAAGCCCCCTCTGTCCCTAATTAAGACATGGAACTTATTGTACGTTTATAGATCATTTGCTGATGCCCTTAAACCTAGCCAAGCTTGACAATCCTTCACAAGCCGTTAAGCTTGTTCCTTATATGACATAGTATGTTGATGATTCGAATTCCGTGAAATACTTCAAGCACTGATTTAGAGAGAACTAAAAACTCATTATGCTAAGTATAGGAACTTGCACTCTAAAAAAGCAGCCTTCACATAAACAGCTGCTTTTTTGTGGTGCACTTATTACTCCTCAGCTTCCGCTAAAGGGATAAGCTTATCTGTTTCCTTATACTTAATCTTTTGATGAGGATACATCAAAAGACGTTTTTATGTTTGGGCTCCGATTAATTGTAGTCTTATTCTTGAAAAATCTTCTATCCTTAAGGATTTCCCCAATATAGGTTGAGCCCAAGATCAAAATCCCGCCCATAATCTGAGGGAGTGTTAATGTCTCTCCGAGAAAGATCACGCTGAACAAAATACCAAATAAAGGTTCCAAATAACTGTAGGACACTATTTCTACCGATTTCATATGTGTATAGAG comes from Desulfosporosinus meridiei DSM 13257 and encodes:
- a CDS encoding methyl-accepting chemotaxis protein, which codes for MIALNGVESCKSLAELLANLIPGGVVFGLVEKDTFVWVKSSESFTLDIFKVGNKLNDDTTTIQAIREKKVLVKNIPRTVYGIRVSIVSIPVLDDNGNSVGAFSIAMPKLHPVAAAFGDFAPIIAEMFPEGSYIYMSDLTKIAYAQPSKKFDMPTLPVGYELQETDISHRVIQSKKPIIEEVDALKYGEPLTIANYPLYDDANQNIVATLGIITPKNAAVALRGMAGNLENSLEGIAAAIEELAASASEIHSNEGSLNSTINDIIKITDEINDVSAFIKLIAEETKMLGINAAIEAARAGDAGRGFGVVAGEIRKLSDQSKSTVPKIKQLTETIKQKVDEASRKSDLSLDASQGQAAAAEEISASIEEITSMSEELNRLARTL